One stretch of Podospora pseudoanserina strain CBS 124.78 chromosome 4, whole genome shotgun sequence DNA includes these proteins:
- the rpl8 gene encoding 60S ribosomal protein L8 (EggNog:ENOG503NUET; COG:J): protein MPPKSGKRTAPAPFPQGKAGKKAPKNPLLEKRSRNFGIGQDIQPKRNLSRMVKWPEYIRLQRQKKILNLRLKVPPAIAQFQQVLDKNTAAQAFKLLNKYRPETKVEKKERLLKEATAIKEGKKKEDVSKKPYAVKYGLNHVVGLIENKKASLVLIPNDVDPIELVIFLPALCRKMGVPYAIIKGKARLGTVVHKKTAAVLALTEVRSEDKNEFSKLVSAIKEGYLEKNEDARKKWGGGIMGYKAQQRIAKREKAIANAIKV from the exons ATG CCTCCCAAGTCTGGAAAGAGaaccgcccccgcccccttcccccaggGAAAGGCTGGCAAGAAGGCCCCCAAG AACCCTCTCCTTGAGAAGCGTTCTCGCAACTTCGGTATCGGCCAGGACATCCAGCCCAAGCGCAACCTCTCGCGCATGGTCAAGTGGCCCGAGTACATCCGTCTCCAGCGCCAGAAGAAGATCCTCAACCTCCGCCTGAAGGTCCCCCCTGCGATCGCCCAGTTCCAGCAGGTTCTCGACAAGAACACCGCCGCCCAGGCTttcaagctcctcaacaAGTACCGCCCTGAGACCAaggtcgagaagaaggagcgtCTCCTCAAGGaggccaccgccatcaaggagggcaagaagaaggaggacgtCTCCAAGAAGCCCTACGCCGTCAAGTACGGTCTCAACCACGTCGTCGGCCTCATTGAGAACAAGAAGGCTTCTCTTGTCCTCATCCCCAACGATGTCGACCCCATTGAgctcgtcatcttcctccccgccctctgCCGCAAGATGGGTGTCCCCTatgccatcatcaagggcaaggccAGACTCGGCACTGTCGTCCACAAgaag ACCGCTGCCGTCCTCGCCCTTACCGAGGTCCGCTCCGAGGACAAGAACGAGTTCTCCAAACTCGTCTCCGCCATCAAGGAGGGTTACCTCGAGAAGAACGAGGATGCCCGCAAGAAgtggggtggtggcatcATGGGTTATAAGGCCCAGCAGCGTATCGCCAAGCGCGAGAAGGCTATtgccaacgccatcaagGTTTAA
- the CTU1 gene encoding cytosolic thiouridylase subunit Ctu1 (BUSCO:EOG09262IZ6; EggNog:ENOG503NVX5; COG:J): MAPSLCAICKTERAYIKRPKNHAKLCRECFIRVFEDEIHHTITSSKLFYPGEKVAIGASGGKDSTVLASVLKTLNERHGYGLDLVLLSIDEGITGYRDDSLQTVKNNAVQYGMPLTIVGYKELYDWTMDEVVQTIGKKGNCTYCGVFRRQALDRGAKMLGIKHVVTGHNADDVAETVMMNLLRADLSRLSRSTSIVTGDNRSEVKRSKPLKYAYEKEIVLYAFHKKLEYFSTECIYSPEAFRGSARGLIKQLEKVRPSAILDIVRSGEDMARLVPGESPSSCGCKGQKAQAPVAAAVEEGIGGCGSTNGRTPGGEMAALDKQLRENEEYAELEVDVTKTILKPKQGEKETQKELPIRTASAPSKGGRQVLGQCKRCGYMSSQEICQACTLLEGLNKNRPQIQI; this comes from the coding sequence ATGGCGCCATCACTATGTGCCATCTGCAAGACCGAAAGGGCATACATCAAGCGACCCAAGAACCATGCAAAGCTCTGCCGAGAGTGCTTCATCAGAGTCTTCGAGGACGAAatccaccacaccatcacatcATCCAAATTATTCTACCCCGGAGAGAAAGTTGCCATTGGAGCCTCCGGTGGCAAGGATTCGACGGTCTTGGCCTCCGTTCTCAAGACACTCAACGAACGACATGGATACGGACTAGATCTTGTCTTACTGAGCATAGACGAGGGCATCACCGGCTACCGAGATGACTCCCTCCAAACAGTCAAGAACAATGCCGTCCAATACGGCATGCCCCTGACAATAGTCGGATACAAAGAGCTATACGACTGGACCATGGACGAGGTCGTCCAGACCATCGGCAAAAAGGGGAACTGCACTTACTGTGGTGTCTTTCGACGGCAGGCTCTCGACAGGGGCGCAAAGATGTTAGGGATCAAGCATGTTGTCACCGGGCACAATGCAGACGATGTGGCCGAGACGGTCATGATGAACCTGCTGCGCGCGGACCTGTCGCGTCTCTCGCGAAGCACCAGTATTGTGACAGGAGACAACAGGTCTGAGGTGAAGAGAAGCAAGCCACTCAAGTACGCATacgagaaggagattgtGCTGTATGCCTTCCACAAGAAGCTCGAGTACTTCAGCACCGAGTGTATCTACAGTCCCGAGGCCTTCCGTGGAAGCGCCCGGGGTCTCATCAAGCAGCTGGAAAAAGTACGACCAAGCGCCATCCTGGATATTGTACGAAGTGGAGAGGACATGGCAAGATTGGTGCCCGGAGAgtcaccatcatcttgtGGGTGCAAAGGACAGAAAGCGCAAGCACCTGTGGCCGCTGCTGTGGAAGAGGGCATAGGTGGTTGCGGGTCAACGAACGGCCGCACTCCAGGAGGTGAAATGGCCGCCTTGGATAAACAACTCAGGGAGAACGAAGAGTACGCAGAGCTAGAGGTCGACGTCACAAAGACAATACTCAAGCCAAAGCAAGGAGAGAAGGAGACACAAAAGGAACTACCCATCAGAACTGCCAGTGCTCCATCAAAGGGAGGACGACAGGTTCTAGGACAGTGTAAGCGCTGCGGGTACATGTCAAGCCAGGAGATATGTCAAGCGTGCACGCTCCTGGAGGGGCTGAACAAGAACCGGCCCCAGATACAGATTTAA
- the SAS3 gene encoding Histone acetyltransferase (EggNog:ENOG503NU4H; COG:B) has protein sequence MAEAQLMQEQLQLSVMQSEREAELAADEDVIMGEGISAAASQSQIDVGSLVGEHYEDAEMDMDADGEPDDGGEEHDDHSSAQHSDSEQEEDGVFEEDAEEEDDNEVVPARGRQSRRGSKGRTTRDEDAEEDEDEEDDEGVGAVKIKPGETDDESDSAHSVDSASVSDNDSDAGAEEEWEPANNDEAEEDEDETDDGHCIFCKQSEENDPAEEFEVYLACTRCQDNAHQQCARDSKALDGETSRWSTNTSCRTVLTTAAGPESWKCPKCADTESESDAHNEEDVEMDGITDTSAPPSARRAHAPKLARDLLPSQKGAVKPESHSVFNQLVLDEDPMDGSRVLRKRKTSSIEPDEHVMALRKRRRTTTEEASNEEASAGREGSSRPVSRSLRLKILQSSGPASVTKKTRNSIIVKMRVNAVELARISSEKPKGIKKRPNRSNRSGRSGRSARRPSRNDGPRGVGAVQVPIATPFTSTSYSQPFYSFYDRETDELKGKPYGGILTEPEADTSKTMPAPEDRRRFDEAKQKAEEEWRQRLLQVQAETEVPSKKSKKASGPASQIECIQFGGWEIDTWYAAPYPEEYSRNRILYICQFCLKYMNSDYVTSRHKLKCPAKHPPGDEIYRHGSISVFEVDGRKNPVYCQNLCLLAKLFLGSKTLYYDVEPFLFYVLCEYDDLGYHFVGYFSKEKRASSQNNVSCILTLPIHQRKGYGNLLIDFSYLLTRVEQKTGSPEKPLSDMGLVSYRNYWRLIMCKYFVQQREEKGLSIKKISDDTGLTADDVVSALEGLRCLVKDPVTGLYAFRVDLGFCREYVEKWEGKGYVQLNEKALTWTPYVMGRSNATNFELGPALTAIAPREEEEDHQGQKPIVAGDGLVNGSGSFTTQSEGGAGQDVKPPPVEGHVLESTESSTGESNGSAEVKPAEDANGELEDEPQTEDNKNFPGYYDENPQQAEADVEEGPQQEQDPEPKQDPSDWMSQYIGIPPSRFEVVPPLNPRRTDRSRAVVSRPPVVRTASSAARPRPKRSGGSARRPAAARPRASSSANNKRKPGGTGRGPGRWPKGTKKSDYGNADSGPGLPPGWIAERQKEGGEGVMDTVQVQSPGGKGKEGIDLVMSDVVVDGGRGRRE, from the exons ATGGCCGAGGCTCAGCTCATGCAGGAGCAGCTACAACTGAGCGTCATGCAGTCAGAGCGTGAGGCTGAACTCGCCGCAGATGAGGATGTGATCATGGGGGAGGGTATCAGTGCGGCCGCTTCTCAGAGTCAGATTGACGTCGGGAGTCTGGTGGGTGAGCATTACGAGGATGCGGAGATGGATATGGATGCCGATGGGGAGCCTGACGACGGCGGGGAGGAACACGACGATCACAGCAGTGCCCAACACAGCGACTCGgagcaggaagaggatggggttttcgaggaggatgccgaggaggaagacgataATGAGGTTGTTCCTGCCAGAGGTCGCCAGTCGCGACGAGGGAGCAAGGGGAGGACAACAAGGGATGAAGATgctgaagaggacgaggacgaggaagatgatgagggtgtcGGGGCGGTCAAGATCAAGCCTGGCGAGACAGATGATGAGTCGGATAGTGCTCACTCTGTGGATTCTGCCAGTGTCAGTGACAATGACTCTGATGCTGGTGCCGAAGAGGAATGGGAGCCCGCGAATAATGATgaagcggaggaggatgaggatgagactGACGACGGACACTGCATCTTCTGTAAGCAGAGTGAAGAAAACGATCCGGCAGAAGAGTTTGAGGTGTATTTGGCTTGCACCAGGTGTCAGGACAACG CTCACCAACAATGTGCCCGTGACAGCAAGGCATTGGATGGCGAAACGAGTAGGTGGTCTACGAATACATCGTGTAGGACCGTGCTGACAACAGCTGCAGGTCCTGAGAGCTGGAAGTGTCCCAAGTGCGCAGACACTGAATCAGAATCCGACGCCCACAACGAAgaagatgtcgagatggaTGGCATCACTGACACCAGTGCTCCTCCATCTGCCCGGCGTGCACATGCGCCAAAACTAGCGAGGGACCTGCTTCCGTCACAAAAGGGCGCTGTCAAGCCGGAATCACACTCTGTCTTCAACCAACTCGTCCTCGACGAGGATCCTATGGACGGATCGCGCGTGCTTAGAAAGCGGAAAACATCATCGATCGAGCCTGACGAGCACGTTATGGCCCTGCGAAAGAGGCGTCGGACAACAACAGAGGAGGCGAGCAACGAGGAAGCCTCAGCCGGCAGGGAAGGATCATCTAGACCAGTGTCCCGATCTTTACGGCTCAAGATTTTACAGAGCTCCGGTCCTGCTTCTGTCACGAAGAAGACACGGAACAGCATCATCGTCAAGATGCGCGTGAATGCGGTGGAACTCGCTCGGATCTCATCTGAAAAGCCCAAGGGCATTAAGAAACGACCTAATAGATCTAATAGGTCGGGGAGATCGGGAAGATCGGCAAGGCGACCATCTAGAAATGACGGGCCTCGCGGTGTTGGGGCGGTCCAAGTCCCAATAGCCACTCCGTTTACTAGCACGAGCTACTCTCAGCCATTTTACTCTTTCTACGATAGGGAGACGGACGAGCTAAAGGGCAAACCATATGGTGGCATCTTGACCGAACCCGAAGCCGACACGTCCAAAACGATGCCGGCACCCGAAGACCGACGTCGCTTCGACGAGGCAAAGCAAAAGGCCGAAGAAGAATGGAGACAGAGGCTGCTGCAGGTGCAAGCCGAGACTGAAGTGCCGAGCAAAAAGTCTAAGAAGGCGTCGGGCCCGGCCAGCCAGATCGAGTGCATCCAGTTTGGAGGCTGGGAGATCGACACGTGGTACGCGGCGCCGTATCCCGAGGAGTACAGCAGGAACCGGATTCTTTACATTTGTCAGTTTTGCCTCAAGTACATGAACTCAGACTATGTCACCTCGAGGCACAAGCTCAAGTGTCCGGCGAAGCACCCTCCTGGGGATGAGATTTACCGGCACGGGTCAATTTCAGTctttgaggttgatggacGCAAGAATCCGGTTTATTGCCAAAACCTCTGCCTGCTCGCCAAGCTGTTTTTGGGATCCAAGACGCTTTATTACGACGTGGAGCCGTTTTTGTTTTATGTCCTCTGCGAGTATGATGATTTGGGGTATCATTTTGTGGGATACTTTTCAAAGGAGAAGCGGGCGAGCAGTCAGAACAATGTTTCTTGCATTCTGACGCTGCCGATTCACCAGCGGAAGGGGTATGGGAATTTGCTGATTGACTTTTCGTATCTTTTGACGAGGGTTGAGCAGAAGACGGGGTCGCCGGAGAAGCCGCTTTCGGAcatggggttggtgtcgtATAGGAATTATTGGAGGTTGATCATGTGCAAGTATTTTGTGCAGcagcgggaggagaaggggttgagcATCAAGAAGATTTCGGATGATACAGGGCTGACGGCGGATGATGTTGTTTCggcgttggaggggttgaggtgttTAGTTAAGGATCCGGTGACGGGGCTTTATGCGTTTAGAGTTGATTTGGGGTTTTGTAGGGAGTATGtggagaagtgggaggggaaggggtatGTGCAGTTGAACGAGAAGGCGCTGACTTGGACGCCGTatgtgatggggaggagcaaTGCGACGAATTTTGAGCTGGGGCCGGCGTTGACGGCTATTgcgccgagggaggaggaggaggaccaccAGGGGCAGAAACCGATTGTTGCTGGGGACGGTTTGGTCAATGGGAGTGGGTCGTTTACTACGCAGTCGGAAGGTGGGGCGGGACAAGATGTcaagccgccgccggttgAAGGTCATGTTCTTGAGTCTACGGAGTCGTCGACGGGGGAGTCGAATGGTTCCGCCGAGGTCAAGCCTGCGGAAGATGCAAAcggggagttggaggatgaaCCGCAAACCGAAGATAACAAGAACTTCCCTGGCTACTACGACGAGAACCCCCAACAGGCCGAAGCCGATGTGGAAGAAGGCCCgcaacaagagcaagaccCCGAACCCAAACAAGATCCTAGCGATTGGATGTCCCAATACATTGGCATTCCTCCCTCTCGATTCGAAGTCGTCCCACCGCTTAACCCCAGACGAACAGACCGTTCTAGAGCTGTGGTCTCCCGGCCCCCGGTTGTCAGGACGGCAAGCAGCGCTgcgaggccaaggccaaaaCGGTCAGGGGGAAGTGCGAGAcgtcctgctgctgctaggCCGAGGGCTAGCTCGAGTGCGAACAATAAGAGGAAGCCGGGTGGTACGGGCAGGGGGCCGGGAAGGTGGCCCAAggggacgaagaagagtgaTTATGGGAATGCGGATAGTGGGCCGGGGTTGCCGCCGGGGTGGATTGCGGAGCGGCagaaggagggtggggagggggtgatggatACAGTGCAGGTGCAGAGTcctggggggaaggggaaagagggGATCGATTTGGTGATGAgtgatgtggtggttgatggggggcggggaaggagagagtga
- a CDS encoding hypothetical protein (EggNog:ENOG503P2HN; COG:P) produces MPLHPDDHFLYALSSNNAWAGYKSHQNPHFFPKLADGQTPQILWLGCSDSRCPETTILGLQPGDVFVHRNIANIIAPTDINTSAVIEYAVAHLKVKHVVLCGHTSCGGAAAALGDSRVGGVLDTWLAPLRAVRYANKEVLDAIKDERARGTKIAELNVEAGVNVLMANVTVREAIEERGLQVHGCLFEIGCGRIRDLGLGTKGRGGLGLDGQEDVVRGRHAQIVFRGGRGEMSVK; encoded by the exons atgcccctccacccagaCGACCACTTCCTCTACGCCCTCAGCTCCAACAACGCCTGGGCCGGGTACAAAtcccaccaaaacccccactTCTTCCCCAAGCTCGCAGACGGGCAAACACCCCAGATCC TCTGGCTAGGCTGCTCCGACTCCCGCTGCCCGGAAACCACAATCCTAGGCCTCCAACCCGGCGACGTCTTCGTCCACCGCAACATagccaacatcatcgccCCAAccgacatcaacacctcGGCCGTGATCGAATACGCGGTTGCCCACCTCAAGGTCAAGCATGTCGTTTTATGCGGGCACACTTCCTGCGGtggtgccgctgctgccctgGGCGACTccagggttgggggggtgctGGATACGTGGCTTGCGCCGttgagggcggtgaggtATGCTAATAAGGAGGTGCTGGATGCGATAAAGGATGAGAGGGCTAGGGGGACCAAGATTGCGGAGTTGAATGTTGAGGCGGGGGTCAATGTCTTGATGGCGAATGTGAcggtgagggaggcgatCGAGGAGCGGGGGTTGCAGGTGCATGGGTGTTTGTTTGAGATTGGGTGTGGGAGGATTAGggatttggggttggggacaaaggggagggggggactggggttggatgggcaGGAGGATGTGGTCAGGGGTAGGCATGCGCAGATTGTTTTtaggggggggaggggggagatgagtGTTAAAtga
- a CDS encoding hypothetical protein (COG:S; EggNog:ENOG503P780), whose protein sequence is MPVPFETLIPYVIITAMFGVTGAGLSGIRHYAGGGKKHRWSLDTWDRRSDGPRQTTYRSLARANRQCHSPARLRSQSALERRETLLLINKDGGGVKKKKALVSKEEGAHMIDRERPHSHDPLRHHGGVQNVKSVSGAGSCSAPPGACTLDISPGLTCTRSAYTVLEPVVLPLMEHWQF, encoded by the exons ATGCCCGTTCCCTTCGAGACTCTCATTCCCTATGTCATCATCACTGCC ATGTTTGGCGTGACTGGTGCTGGGCTGAGTGGAATCAGACACTACGCCGGTGGCGGAAAGAAGCACAGATGGTCCCTTGATACCTGGGACAGG CGCAGTGATGGACCGCGACAGACGACTTACAGGAGTCTTGCGAGGGCAAACAGACAATGCCATAGCCCCGCCAGGCTTCGAAGTCAATCAGCCTTGGAGA GGCGAGAAACGCTTCTCCTAATCAACAAGGATGGAGGCGGCGttaagaagaagaaggcacTGGTGTCGAAAGAAGAGGGCGCACATATGATAGACCGCGAACGACCTCATTCTCATGATCCTCTTCGACACCATGGTGGTGTACAAAATGTTAAATCTGTATCTGGGGCCGGTTCTTGTTCAGCCCCTCCAGGAGCGTGCACGCTTGACATATCTCCTGGCTTGACATGTACCCGCAGCGCTTACACTGTCCTAGAACCTGTCGTCCTCCCTTTGATGGAGCACTGGCAGTTCTGA